A region of the Amorphus orientalis genome:
CCTCGACGGCGGCCATGGTCGGCGGTGGCGTGCGGGCGCGGCCGGGCGAGGTCTCGCTGGCCCATCTCGGCGTGCTCTTTCTCGACGAACTGCCGGAATTCGCCCCCCAGGTGCTGGACGCCCTGCGCGAACCGCTGGAGACGGCCCGGGCCGTGATCGCGCGGGCCAACCACCGGGTCAGCTATCCCGCCCAGTTCCAGCTCGTCTGCGCCATGAACCCGTGCCGCTGCGGCTACTACGGCGAGCCGGGCCACCAGTGCCGGCGCGGCGACCGCTGCGCCACGGAGTATCAGGCGCGATTGTCCGGGCCTTTTCTCGACCGGATAGACGTCCGCATCGACGTGGCGGCCGTGACCGCCGCGGATCTGGCCCTGCCCGCGCCCGGCGAAGGCTCGGCCGAGGTGGCGGCCCGGGTCAAGACCGCGCGGGAGCTTCAGGCGGCCCGTTTCGCAGCCCTCGGCGCGCCCGCGCGGACCAACGCGGACTGCGGCCCGAGCCTGATCGAGGACATCGCCCGGCCGGACACGGAGGGCGCCAGACTGCTGCGGGATGCGTCGGAAGCCATGCGGCTGTCGGCCCGCGGCTATCACCGGGTGCTCAAGGTGGCCCGCACGCTCGCGGACCTCGACGGCAGCGAGCGGGTGGGCCGGTTGCATCTCGCCGAGGCGCTGGCCTATCGCCAGGCCGGCCCACGGCTCGCGCTGGCGGCGTGACCGGATCGGGCCCTTTCCCCGGCATGAGGCCTCGGGCGGCCTTCAATGTCGGACAGACAGCGGCTTTCGCTGGAATTTGCTCGTCAGAGCGAGACAGCGCGCCGGCCGCTCAAGAAGCGCGGAGCGAAGCGACCGGGACTTAAGGACCGGCCGCCCACCCGGAGCCATGAGCGAAGCGAACTCGGCGTGAGGGAGAAGATCTCTTCACCGCAAAGCCGGACGCGAAACCGGTGCCCACTTTCGCTGGGATTTGCTGGTCAGGTCCCGTAGACCTCGTCGGCGCGTTCCTCGAACGCCGTGGCAAATTTGCGGAACGCCCGGTCGAACACGGACCCCATCACGGCGGACAGCGCCCGGCTCTTGAACTCGTAGTTGATGTAGAAGCCGACCTCGGAGTGCTCGTCATCGACCGGCTTGAAGGTCCACCGGTTCTCCATGTGACGGAACGGGCCGTCGAGATATTCCACGAAGATCGTCCGGTTCGCCCGGTCGAGCACCACCCGCGACGTGAAGGTCTCGCGGATGAACCGGTAGGCCACCGTCATGTCGGCCACCAGCACCTCCGTGCCGTCGCCCTGCTCCCGGCGCCCACGCACGGAGAGCGACTGGCACAGGGGCACGAAGTTCGGATACTTCTCCACGTCCGCCACCAGGTCGAACATGTCCTCGGCAGAGTGGTTCACTCGGTGCGTGGTTTCGAAATGCGGCATGAGAGGACAACGACCTGGAGCGGGTTGGGTTTCACGCGCGGGTGCGCGCCTCGCGAGCCTGGCGCAGCCGCTCGAAGTCCTCGCCGGCGTGGTGCGACGAGCGGGTGAGCGGGCTCGCCGACACCATCAGGAAGCCCTTGGCATAGGCGATCGCCTCGAACGACTTGAACTCTTCCGGCGGAACGAAGCGGACCACGGCGTGATGCCGGCGGGTCGGCTGGAGATACTGGCCGATGGTCAGGAAGTCCACGTCGGCGGAGCGCAGGTCGTCCATCAGCTGGAGCACCTGATTCCGCTCCTCGCCGAGGCCGACCATGATCCCAGACTTGGTGAACATGCCCGGGTCGAGCTGCTTCACCCGGTCGAGCAGCCGGATCGAGTGGTAGTAGCGGGCCCCCGGCCGCACGGTCAGATACAGCCCCGGCACCGTCTCCAGATTGTGGTTGAAGACGTCTGGCTTGGCCTCCACGACGCGCTCCAGCGCGCCCGGCTTGCGCAGGAAGTCCGGAGTCAGGATCTCGATGGTGGTTCCGGGCGCTGCGTTCCGGATCTCGGTGATCACCCGGTAGAAATGCTCCGCGCCGCCGTCATCGAGATCGTCGCGGTCGACGGAGGTGATGACCACGTGATTGAGGCCGAGCTTGGCGACGGCTTCCGCCACTTTCTGCGGCTCGTCCTGATCGAGCGCGTCCGGCAGGCCGGTGCGCACGTTGCAGAACGCGCACGCCCGAGTGCAGGTGTCGCCCATGATCATGAACGTGGCGTGCTTCTTCGACCAGCATTCGCCGATGTTCGGGCACCCGGCTTCCTCGCAGACCGTGACGAGGCCGTTTTCCTTCACGATCTTCTGGGTGTCGCGATAGACCGGCGAGCCGGGCGCCTTGACGCGCAGCCAGTCGGGTTTGCGCTGCGTCGGCGTTTCCGGCCGGCGCGCCTTTTCCGGGTGCCGCGGACGCGCGGCCCGCGCCTCGGCGTCCTGACGTTCGGTGGTGTCGAGCAATGTTACCATGATGTCTTCATTGTCGGGCGGCAGGACCTGTTTATCAAGTCCGCCACCATGAGCTCGAGGGATCAGGGTTCACGTCTCCGCAAGGGGATAAGGCGCGTGGCAGGCTGCGGCAAGACCCGGCGTCCCGGCAAACGCGCAGACCAGAAGCGCGCGCAGCGCGCAGCCGTCTGCCTGCGCGAAATTCGCTGCGCGCGCGCACTGGCGTCGGCGCAGCGGTCGGATAGAGTGCGCACAGCCCCATACCCTCCACCCTGCCCCGTGCGGAGCCCCTTTCGATGTCCTCCCGTCCCGATCTCGACGACATCCGGCGCGCAGCCGACGGCCTGCGGGGACAGGCGATTCGAACGCCGCTTCTGGAGAATGACTGGCTGAACCAGCACACGGGCGGCCGGGTCCTGATCAAGCCGGAGGCCCTGCAGCGGACCGGCTCTTTCAAGTTCCGCGGCGCCTACACCAAGATTTCCCGGCTGACGCCGTCCGAGCGCGAAAAGGGCGTCGTCGCCTATTCGTCCGGCAATCATGCCCAGGGCGTCGCATATGCCGCACGTATTTTCGGAATACCGGCCACGATCGTGATGCCGTCGAACGCGCCGCGCGCGAAGATCGACGGCACGAAGCGCTACGGAGGCCGTGTGGTGCTCTATGATCGCGCGACGGAAGACCGCGCCGCGATCGCCGCCGCAATCGTCGAGGAAACCGGCGCGACCCTCGTACGGCCGTTCGACGACCCGGACATCATCGCCGGCCAGGGTACGGTCGGCCTTGAGATCATGGAGGATGCCGCGACCCTCGGCCTTTCGATCGATTTGGTGATCGTGCCGGCCGGTGGCGGTGGCCTGACCGCGGGGACGGCAACGGCCGTCAAGGCGCTGTCGCCCGCCACCGAGATCTGGTCGGCGGAGCCGGCGGACTTCGACGACACGGCACGGTCGCTTGCCGCCGGAGAACGGCTCGGCAACGCTCCGGGCGGACACTCCATCTGCGACGCGCTGCTGTCGCCGATGCCCGGCGAGATCACCTTCGAGATCAACCGGCGGCTCCTCGCGGGCGGGCTCACCGCGAGCGACGAAGAGGCCGAAGAGGCGATGCGGGTGGCTTTCGATCACCTCAAGGTCGTGCTGGAGCCGGGCGGCGCCATCGCCCTCGCCGCGGTGTTGGCGGGCCGCATCGAACTCGCCGGACGGACCTGCGTGATCGTCGCCTCGGGCGGCAACACCGACCTGCAGCATCCCGGCCGGGCGAGCGCCGCTGCCTGACGGATCGCCCCACCGAACACGAGACAGAACCGTTTCCGTGAAGGTGGGCAACGCTCTAGCGCGTGCCCAGCGCGCGCAGGGCCTGAACGGCGGCGGCCGTCCGGTTCTCGACCCCGAACTTGTCGAGAATCTTCTCCAGATGCTTGTTCACCGTGCCGGGATTGAGCGAGAGGATCTCGGCGATGTCCCGGTTCGACTTGCCCTGAACGATCCAGTGCAGCACTTCCGCCTCCCGCTGGGTCAGGCCGAGCTTCTCCCGGAAGAGCGCCTCGTCCGCCTGTTCCCCTCGGGAGACGCGCACCAGCACGTCGCCGGACGTGGTGCGACCGATATAGGTCACCGTGACGTGGCCGCGTCCCTCCGCCGCCTCCCAGGGGGCGACCGACGAGGTCGGGCTTTCCCAGACCGACGCCACCCAGCCGAGAAACGCAGCATTGCCGATCTCGGAGCCGTCGTCGGCGATCTGCAGCGCGCGGCCGGCGATATCCAGCGCCTGGACCGAAGCCCATGCGATGGCACCGGTCGGACTGAG
Encoded here:
- a CDS encoding response regulator transcription factor, coding for MMLNQTRDIVLVVDDAPETLSMLIDTLEEAGLTVIVARDGITALTLARRVQPNAILLDAMMPEIDGFETCRRLKSGPDPVAAPIIFMTGLSDPSHIVAGLRAGGVDYVTKPVNTEELIARVAIHIANARLIDDTRNAFDAVGQPVMALSPTGAIAWASVQALDIAGRALQIADDGSEIGNAAFLGWVASVWESPTSSVAPWEAAEGRGHVTVTYIGRTTSGDVLVRVSRGEQADEALFREKLGLTQREAEVLHWIVQGKSNRDIAEILSLNPGTVNKHLEKILDKFGVENRTAAAVQALRALGTR
- the lipA gene encoding lipoyl synthase; protein product: MVTLLDTTERQDAEARAARPRHPEKARRPETPTQRKPDWLRVKAPGSPVYRDTQKIVKENGLVTVCEEAGCPNIGECWSKKHATFMIMGDTCTRACAFCNVRTGLPDALDQDEPQKVAEAVAKLGLNHVVITSVDRDDLDDGGAEHFYRVITEIRNAAPGTTIEILTPDFLRKPGALERVVEAKPDVFNHNLETVPGLYLTVRPGARYYHSIRLLDRVKQLDPGMFTKSGIMVGLGEERNQVLQLMDDLRSADVDFLTIGQYLQPTRRHHAVVRFVPPEEFKSFEAIAYAKGFLMVSASPLTRSSHHAGEDFERLRQAREARTRA
- a CDS encoding threonine ammonia-lyase encodes the protein MSSRPDLDDIRRAADGLRGQAIRTPLLENDWLNQHTGGRVLIKPEALQRTGSFKFRGAYTKISRLTPSEREKGVVAYSSGNHAQGVAYAARIFGIPATIVMPSNAPRAKIDGTKRYGGRVVLYDRATEDRAAIAAAIVEETGATLVRPFDDPDIIAGQGTVGLEIMEDAATLGLSIDLVIVPAGGGGLTAGTATAVKALSPATEIWSAEPADFDDTARSLAAGERLGNAPGGHSICDALLSPMPGEITFEINRRLLAGGLTASDEEAEEAMRVAFDHLKVVLEPGGAIALAAVLAGRIELAGRTCVIVASGGNTDLQHPGRASAAA
- a CDS encoding type II toxin-antitoxin system RatA family toxin; the encoded protein is MPHFETTHRVNHSAEDMFDLVADVEKYPNFVPLCQSLSVRGRREQGDGTEVLVADMTVAYRFIRETFTSRVVLDRANRTIFVEYLDGPFRHMENRWTFKPVDDEHSEVGFYINYEFKSRALSAVMGSVFDRAFRKFATAFEERADEVYGT